The Allorhodopirellula heiligendammensis genomic interval TGAGTTTGTTGATGCGTCCCGCACTGCCGTTCGTGATGGAGCATGGGCATCATCGCTCACCCTTTTTCCTACAGCGTGAGGGCCTCGACGCATGGATGCAGCGTGGAGCTCGGGGGGCGGAGGATTCCATCGAAGTTCTGCGCGAGTTCGCTGATGACCCACCTTTGACCTGTCAAATTGATCGTCACATGGCCGCATCTTGGATCAAACGCAAGTCAGCCAATCTGAAAAAACGCGACCTGCAACTCGCTGAAATCGATGAGATCGGGCCGCTGGGGTTTCGTTAGAGGGTTATACTGAAGCCAATGGAAAAGCCGCCCCACCGATCTGATTTGGCCCGTACGATTGCGGCTCGTGATTTCCCTCTCCCTGCGGAGGCGTCGTTTGAATCCGTACTAGCTCACTTCATTGAGCGACACGAAGCGGGTCAACCCGTTCGCCTCGATGAGATGGTCGAACGCTATCCGCAGCATGCGGAGCCGCTACGCAGTTTTGCTGCCAACCAAATGTGGTTGGATCCGGGCACCGAGTCGGGATGCGGAGCCCTGATAGGCGAGTGTCTCGACGATTTTTTGCTGACGCATGAAATCGCACGCGGCGGCATGGGGACGGTTTACGCTGCGGTGCAGCAGAGTTTGCGGCGCGAGGTGGCAGTCAAATTGATTAGTGATGGGCTGCTCGCCAATGCGGACTTAAAACTGCGGTTTCGGATCGAGGCCGAAGCGGCCGCGACGCTCTCGCACCCCCATATTTTGCCCATTCATGCCATCGGGTGTTGGCGCGGTATGGATTACTTTGTCATGCCGCTGGTCAGTGGGGATTCCCTGCAAGTCGGTGTGCAGCGTCGTCAAGTTCATCTCGAAAGCATCGCGGGCGATGTGCGAGCGACGAGGTCGGATGCCGAGCGTGATACCATCTGCCGGTCGATCACGCAGGTCCGGGATATCGCGCGAGCGGTCGCGTATGCGCACCGGCGTGGCATCATTCACCGCGATATCAAGCCGGACAACGTGCTCGTCGATGCTGACGGACAACCAAAAATCGTCGACTTTGGGCTCGCCAAGTGGCATCGGGATGAACCAGGAATGACTCGCGATGGCCAGATCATTGGTACGCCGCATTACATGAGTCCGGAGCAAGCTCGAGGTGAGTCCGATGTCACGGCGGCGACGGACATCTATTCACTCGGTGGAATTCTGTTTGCTCTCCTGACGGGACAACCTCCACACACCGGCAGTTCGACCGCAGAGGTATTGGGAAACGTTCTCCGCGAAGAAACACCATCACTGCGATTGACCTGGCCCGGGGGCATGCCGAGATTCCCGCAGCTCGCTGATGTGGAGCACGTCTTAGCGCGAGCGATGGCCCCAGATCGCACGCGCCGATATCGTTCCGCAGACGATCTTGCTGATGATCTCCATCGTATCTTGGCGGGGGAGTCGCCGCTGGCGGTTCCCGATGGAATTCTCAGCAAGGTGTCTCGGGAGTTGGCTCGGGACCAACATCAAGACGCGTTTGCCAATTGGGGGCGCGCTCTGACACGCATCGGAATCTGCGTTTTCATCGCACATCTATTGATGTTTGTCGTCACCGAGGCGATGACACCCGAAATTCGCCAATCAATGTCGCAATCAGCGCTCAGTACGGCATCTTTGCTGGGCTATTTTGTTCCTCGGCTATTCATGTTGATCGGGATCGGATGGACGATCCACAATGCTCGCGACGGCTGCTGGATGCCACGCGGAGTGGCCGAACGCCCGGTCTGGTCAATTTGGCTGGGGTACCTGGCGGCCCTGGCGATGGTCAATGTCTTGTGGGCGGCGGGATATTTTGATCATAGCGATGTGATGGTATTGGCGGCCCTCATGAGCGGCTTCGGGTTTCTTGCGATGGCGGGACATCTGTGGGGCGGCAACGCCATCTCCGGCATCATTTTCTTCGTGATCGCGGGGCTCAATGCGAGTTGGCCACGTTGGAGCCCGTTGCTGCTAGGCAGCGGATGGTTGATTGCCATGTGGATTTTGGGCCGTCGTTACGCCGCTCCATCCAGTCCGGTCGAAGACTCGATTTGCGATTAACGATACCTCTCGATCGAAAATGCAGCACTGATCTGCGCGGCGTCTGGATACTGGAAGTGGTTCAGCGGAGTATCGACCAGGGGTTTATTTGGCTTGCGTGACTTCGCAGCACGACGACTTTGGGATAAACTGCGATGACGCACGGTCGGTCCCTGGACCAGCTCGTCGTCGTACCCGATCGGCATTTCGCGTCGACTGGGAAGCACCTGGGGACACGACACTTTGTTGACCCCTGTCAAGCGGCCCGTCGGGAGTAGACGGCAATTCGTGAGATCTCTCCAGCCGCTCAGGTACCGAAACGAGCTACTTTGCCGTCTTGGCAGCCTGAAAGTGTGCACCGCAAGCGTTATCGACCCGGAAAGGTGATCCGCTGGAGCGAAGAAGATGCGATCGTTGGCTTTAACCGGCGTCCGCGAATATCTCTCTTGCCCGCCGACGCATGTGGTAGCGGCGATGGGTACGGTGACTACGCATCGCGTCAACACAACCGGGGCGTCCTGCTACCGTACCAAACAGCTTGCCAAAATCGCTAACCAGTTCACACCACGAGGCCCGGTCCAAGCCCAGACGCTGCAGGATCGGCGGGACGCTCGCGGGTGTTTTGCCGCGCTTGCCAGAGGCCGTCTGGCGGGCGGTCCAGTCCAGCAATTCCAAGTAGCTCGCCAGCGACATGGCCAGAAAACCTTTCTCACTGCAGCGCTCTTTCGACTCACTCGCACAGGGGCCAACCGGATCGACTAGCTCGTCGATCGAAACCGGAGACAGGAACGAATCACGCCGATGACGCAATTTCGCCGCAGGCGTTCGCTGCGACTGAATGTTAGCAGATGATTCGTCTTGGGCTCGCTCTTGCGCTGCCTCGATTCGCCGCTGCACCGACGTGAAGTCGCTCTCTTCGAGTCGCTCGCAGATCGCGGCTCGAATGGGATT includes:
- a CDS encoding serine/threonine-protein kinase yields the protein MARTIAARDFPLPAEASFESVLAHFIERHEAGQPVRLDEMVERYPQHAEPLRSFAANQMWLDPGTESGCGALIGECLDDFLLTHEIARGGMGTVYAAVQQSLRREVAVKLISDGLLANADLKLRFRIEAEAAATLSHPHILPIHAIGCWRGMDYFVMPLVSGDSLQVGVQRRQVHLESIAGDVRATRSDAERDTICRSITQVRDIARAVAYAHRRGIIHRDIKPDNVLVDADGQPKIVDFGLAKWHRDEPGMTRDGQIIGTPHYMSPEQARGESDVTAATDIYSLGGILFALLTGQPPHTGSSTAEVLGNVLREETPSLRLTWPGGMPRFPQLADVEHVLARAMAPDRTRRYRSADDLADDLHRILAGESPLAVPDGILSKVSRELARDQHQDAFANWGRALTRIGICVFIAHLLMFVVTEAMTPEIRQSMSQSALSTASLLGYFVPRLFMLIGIGWTIHNARDGCWMPRGVAERPVWSIWLGYLAALAMVNVLWAAGYFDHSDVMVLAALMSGFGFLAMAGHLWGGNAISGIIFFVIAGLNASWPRWSPLLLGSGWLIAMWILGRRYAAPSSPVEDSICD